GGATACATGACGCGCCCATAACACGGCGCCCCGACTTGACCGTCCTGGCAACGACGGGTCAACTGAGCGGCAATGATGCCGCATCGCCCGGCGGCGGGAAACCCGGCCGAACGACATAGGCAGAAATACGGAACGATGTGCGAATCGGCTTATATCTTTCAGCCGACTGGAAACCGCAACACGGCGTGACTAACATCAACTCAACACGAGCTTCACGCCGACGAGAACCAGCGTCGCGGCGAGCACGTGGCGCAGCAGCGCTTCCGGCGCCTTCGAGGACAGCATGCTGCCAACGGCAATGCCCGGTATCGAGCCCACGAGGAGCGAAGCGAGCAATGACCAGTCGACGGAGCCGAGCATCCAGTGCCCGGCGCCCGCAATCAGCGTCAGGGGCACGGCGTGCGCCACATCCGAGCCCACAATACGCACCGTCGCGAGGCGTGGGTAGAGCAGCAGAAGCACCGTTACGCCGATCGCGCCCGCGCCCACGGAGGTGATCGAAACCAGCACGCCGAGAATCGCGCCGGTGAGAACCGTCCAGGCCGCGGTGCGCGCCGGCTGTTCAGGCCGTCCGTGCCCTTTTTGATAGGCAAGGCGCGCAAGTTGCGGCCGGAAAATGAGCGAGACGGCGGTAATGAGGAGCGCCGTTCCGAGAATCAGCTGGATGAGCCGTGCGGTACCGGGCGAAGCAATGCCGTGGGCGTGCAGGAAATAGAGCGTGAGCGCCGCCGCCGGCACGCTGCCCGCCGCCAGCCGGCCGGTGATGCGCCAGTCGACCGAGCCCTTGATGCCGTGCACGAGCGTGCCCGCAGTCTTGGTCGCGGCCGCGTACAGCAGGTCGGTGCCGACGGCCGTCGCCGGGTGGATGCCGAACAGGAGCACGAGCAGCGGCGTCATGAGCGAGCCGCCGCCTACGCCCGTCAGGCCGACCAGAAAGCCCACCGCGAGTCCTGAGGCAGAATAAAGTAAGTCGATATGCGGAAATGACATTGCGCGCGGAGAACCCGTCAGCCGTGATTAGGTCGAAAAACCGTCGATGATAGCGGGTAAGCGGCTCACCCGCTGTATGTAGGCCACGTTCAGGCGTGGCGATGGCACCATGGCGGGCAACTCGGGCGCGTTCAGGCGTGGTCAAGCGTGGTCACGCGCGGCTCACGAGACCCTTCAGATTACTTTCAGGAAGGTGCAATGGATACAAAAGAACAGTCGCAAGGGCAGGTGCAGCAGCAACAACCACTCACGGACGAGCCGTTCATCCCGACCGAGCATGCAAACATGCCGAGCGAACGGCAGTTCGTTTTGAAGTCCGGCAACACCTTTGCCGTGTACGACGCCAACGGCGACATCCGTGGCGGCGACGACGGCCTGTTCGTCAACGACACACGCGTGCTCTCGGAACTAGTGCTCACGTTCGGAGGCCGCGCGCCGTCGCTGCTTTCGGGCAGCGTATCGAGCGACAACGCCGTCTTCACGGCGCACCTGACCAACCGCCCGCTGCCGCCCATCGGCGGGGCGCACACGCCGGAGGGCGTGATCCACGTCGAGCGCAAACGCGTGTTGTCGGGGCATGTACTGCACGAGAGCATCGTGCTCACGAACTACGGCACGGAGCCGTCCACCGTGCCGCTGTCGATTTCCTTCGCAGCGGACTTTCTCGACATGTTCGAAGTGCGCGGCGCAAAGCGCGGCAAGCGCGGCACTCTGCGGCCGCCGGCGGTCGAGAACGGTGAAGTGGTGCTGCGCTATGTCGGTCTGGACGAAGTGGAGCGGACCGCGCGCATCCAGTTCACGCCCGCCCCGGACGTACTCTCGCCAACGCGTGCCGACTACGCGCTGCACATCCAGTCGGAAACGGCGATTTCCGTCTACTTGTCCGTGACGGCGGTGACGCACGCCTTGAGCGACGCCAGCGAGGAAAGCAAGCGCAACGCGGCGGAAGCGGCCGAATGCGCGCCCGAATCGGGGCGACCGGCCATTCGCGAGGCGCTGGTCGAAGCGCATCGGCGGATGCGCGACAGGCGTCGTGCGAGCGCGCGCGTGCGTTCGAGTAATCCGCTCTTCAGCGAATGGATCGACCGTTCGCTGGCCGATCTCGGTTTGCTCACGACCGATCTCGAAACCGGTCCGTATCCGTATGCCGGTATTCCGTGGTTTTCGACCGCGTTCGGACGCGACGCGATCATCACGTCGCTGCAGATGCTCTGGCTGCATCCGACTTTGGCGCGCGGCGTGCTGCGCTTTCTGGCCGCGCATCAGGCACGCGAGGACTCGGCGTTCCGCGACGCCGAGATCGGCAAGATCATGCACGAGACCCGCAAGAGCGAAATGGCCGCGACCGGAGAAGTGCCTTTCGCGCTGTATTACGGCGGCGTAGACAGCACGCCGCTCTTCATCGTGCTGGCAGGCGCTTATGCCGAGCGCACCGGCGACCGCGAACTGCTCGACGAGATCTGGCCCGCGCTGCAACTCGCCGCCGAATGGGTCGCGCGACATTGCGACAAGAATCCTCACGGTCTGCTCGATTATCAGCGCGCATCCGAACACGGACTTGCGAATCAGGGCTGGAAGGACAGCCAGGACTCCGTGTTCCATGCGGACGGCAAGTTTCCCGTTGGACCGATCGCGCTCGTCGAAGTACAGGGATATGCATCGACGGCGTTTTCCACGATGGCGCGGCTGGCCCGCGAACGCGGCGAAGAGGAGAGCGCCCGCGAATTCGACAGGCGTGCGCGCCATATCCGCGAGCGCGTCGAGGAAATGTACTGGATGCCGGAGATGGATTTCTACGGCATCGCACTGGACGGCAAGGGCGATTTGTGCCGCGTGCTCGCGTCGAACGCGGGGCATCTGCTGGCGTTCGATCTCGTCGACCGTACACGCGGTGAAGCGGTCGCGCGCCAGCTCGAATCGACGCTGTTTCACACCGGCTGGGGCGTGCGCACGCTCGCGGCGGGCCAGCCGCGTTTCAATCCGATGTCGTATCACAACGGCTCTGTCTGGCCGCACGACACGGCGCTGTGCGCGCGCGGTCTGGCGCGTTACGGCGAGCGCGGGGCGGCCGTCGGCCTGTTGCAGTCGCTGTTCGAGGCGGCAGTCACTTTCGATATGCGCCTGCCGGAGCTGTTCTGCGGGTTCACACGGCAGCGCGGCGAGCGGCCCATCGCTTATCCGGTTGCGTGCCTGCCGCAGGCGTGGGCTGCGGGTGCGCCGTTCATGGTGCTGGAAGCGTGTCTGGGCGTGACCGTCGATGCCGTCAACGACGAAGTGCGGATCGACCGGCCGCAACTGCCAGAGGGCATCGACTGGCTGGAAATCGGCGACCTGCGTCTCGGCGACAAGATCGCGACCATCACGTTCCGGCGCGTCGGCGGTCAGGTGATTCCGTCGGTGGAAGGGGATGTGCGAGTCGTCGCGGTTCTTTGACGCGAAAACGCCCGACGCCTGTGAGGCGCCGGGCGTGCAGCATGCAGCCTGCCGTTAAACCGCCACGCTGCCGACGTAGTTTTCGGCAAGCGCGGTGGCAGCCGCACGCGATGTCGTCACGTGCTCGAGTTCCGCCACTTGCAGGCGCTGCTCGAAGGGCGATGTGTCGTCGAGCTTGTGCAGCATGCGCGTCATCCACCACGAGAAGTGTTCCGCGCGCCAGATGCGCTTCAACGCCGTCTCCGTGTAGCGCGCCAGCTTGTCGCTGTTGGCTTCCTTATAGAAGTCGATGAGCGCGGCGGTCAGCACGCGCACGTCCGATACCGCGAGGTTCAGGCCCTTCGCGCCGGTCGGCGGAACGATGTGAGCGGCGTCGCCGGCGAGGAAGAGCTTGCCGGACTGCATCGGCGTCGAGACGAAGCTGCGCATGCCGACAATGTTCCTCTGGAAGATCTTGCCCTCGGTGATCTGCCAGCCGTCGGCGGTATCGACGCGTGCGTGAAGCTCGGCCCAAATGCGGTCGTCGGACCAGGCATCGACGGAGTCTTTCGGGTCGCACTGGAAGTACATGCGCTGCACACCCGGCGAACGCGTGCTGATGAGCGCGAAGCCGCGATCGTGACGCGCGTAGATGAGCTCATCGGAAGAGGGCGGCGCTTCGACGAGGATGCCGAACCAGCCGAACGGATACACCCGCTGATAATCCTGCCGCACCGCTTCGGGAATGCACTGGCGCGAGACGCCTTGCGAGCCGTCGCAGCCGATGATGAAATCGCACTCGAGTTCTTCGCTGCGGCCTTCGTGTTGATATTTGATGCGCGGCTTGCGATCGCTACCTACGTGGAAATCGTGCAGCGATACGTTCGACACGTTGAACTTCAGGGCACCGTTTGCCGCGAGACGCGCCGCGACGAGGTCCTTGATCACTTCGTGCTGTGCGTAGACCGTGATCGAATGCCCGGTGAGTTCCGTCAGCGCGATGCGGCGCCGCTGCCCCTCGAACGCAAGCTCGAAACCGTGGTGCAACGCGCCTTCGGCCTGCATGCGTGCGCCGAGACCGACCTGATTGAGCAGGTCCATCGTGCCTTGTTCGAGCACGCCGGCGCGAATCGTCGATTCGATGTCGTTCTGGCTGCGCGATTCGAGCACAACCGATTCGATGCCGCGCAGATGAAGCAGATGGGAAAGAAGAAGCCCGGCCGGGCCCGCGCCGACGATGCCGACTTGAGTACGCATGTTTGTCTCCGTGAGGCAGTGGTGATGTTGTGCGTACAGTGTCGGCAGAGCGGCCTTATGCCGCAACGCGATAAGGAGGATAAGGTCTATCTGGTTTTGAGATAAAGGGCGGAAAATGGTCGATAATGGCGTTTTTAAGGGCTTATATCAGGGTAAATCCTGAGTCCGGCGCCATAGCACGCGCCAGGATTAGCGGTTTTAGCAGATCATTGACCGAGTGCTTCCGCGCCGTACATGGACCTAACCGCGGGCCGGTCTTCGACCCGCATAAACCAACGCCTCAGATTCTCGAATTGGCTGAGGTCGATATCCGCGCCATAAACCGATTTCATCCAGAACGCCTTTCCCCAGCGCGTCAACGCGAATAAACATTTCAGCCGCACCCAAAATCGAGGGCGGCTGAAAACCGAAAACTTACTCCGCCGCCTTCTCCTTCATCTGATTCAACCGATATTCCCCTTGCCGCGTGAGCATCCATCCCGGATATTCCGACGGCAACTGGCTCACCTCATCGAGCGCGGCGAGTTCGTCGTCATTGAGCCGCACCTTCGTCGCCGCGATGTTGTCGTCGAGTTGCTCGATCCGTTTCGCGCCGATAATCACGCTCGACACCACCTTCTGATGCAGCAGCCAAGCCAGCGCGATCTGCGCGACGGACACGCCTTTGCCTTCGGCCATGCGCCGCATTACGTCGACGCAGTCATACGCACGCTCGACATTGACCGGCGGAAAATCGAACTTGGCGCGTCGGCTGCCTTCTTCCTTGCCGCCGTCACGCGTGAACTTGCCCGACAGCAGACCGCCCGCGAGCGGACTCCACACCATTAGCCCTACGTTTTCGCTTTGCAGAAGCGGCACGATTTCGCGTTCGAGATCGCGACCCGCAACCGTGTAATACGCCTGCAGCGATTCGAAGCGCGCGAGCCCGAGCCGCTCGGAGATGCCGAGCGCCTTCATGATCTGCCACGCCGCCCAGTTCGACACGCCGATATAGCGCACATGTCCGTGCTGCACGAGATTGTCGAGCGCGCGCAGCGTTTCCTCGATCGGCGTTGCGGGATCGAAGCCGTGAATCTGGTACAGATCGACATGATCGAGTTGCAGCCGCTTAAGGCTCGCCTTCACGCCATCGATGATGTGATAGCGCGACGCACCGCGCGAGTTCGTGCCCTTGGTGCCGGTCTCGCCGAGAATCTTCGTCGCAACGACCACGTTCTCGCGCGGCACTTTCAGGTTCTTCAGCGCCTGACCCGTGATGATTTCCGACCGGCCGTCGGCGTAGACATCGGCTGTATCGATGAAATTGATGCCCGCGTCGAGCGAGCGGCCGACGAGCTTGTCCGCTTCCGCCTGCTGCAACTGACCGATGTTGTCCCAGATTCCGCCAGTCCCGCCGCCGAAGGTCATGGTGCCGAGGCACAGTTCCGAGACGAAAAGACCGGTATTGCCGAATTTCCTGTAACGCATGATTGCTCCCGAATGGCTGATTGGGCGCGGCTTCGCTGCTTGAAAGGCAGGTGGGACGCGCCGGCAATGCAGTATCGTCCCGCGGGGCGCGCCGTTCATAGCCTGATCCTGCTCAATCCTTGCCTGTTCCTGCAAACGCGGAGGTTGACCGGCAGCAATCCCGCGCTCGCGCGAGTAAGCTAGACACACTTCCATCCTCTCAAAAAACCGTCCGCAAACCATGGCTTTGAACGACACTCCCGGCCTCGCCGGAAAAGACAGTCACGAGCAGCCCGGTGAGGCGCGCAACGGCGGCGGCGCGCCCGATGCCGCGCTGGATCAGGCCCGCCTCGATCTCGTCGCGCTGCTGGATCGCTTCACCGTCGGATGCGAAGGCTCGGTGGAAACGCCGGTGCCGGGGCTTTTTCTGCATCGCATCATGAATCCGGGCGGGCCGAAGCACGGCATCCAGACGCCCGCGCTCGCGCTGATCGCGCAGGGCAGCAAGCGCCTCATCGTCGGCGACGAAACCTACATCTACGATCCGATGCACTATCTCGTGTCGTCGGTGGATCTGCCCGTGTGCGGACAGGTGTCGGTCGCGAGCGAGTCGGAGCCTTATCTCGGCATGCGGCTGGAACTCGATGTCGAGGAAATCACGGCGCTGATCCAGGACGAAAAGCTGCCGCCCGCCGCCCAGGCCGACGCATCGCGCGGTCTCTACGTGAACCGCCTCGGCAACTCGATGCTCGACGCGGTTCTGCGTCTGCTGCGCCTGGTCGACTCACCCGAGGACGTGCCCATTCTCGCGCCGCTCGTGAAGCGCGAGATTCTCTATCGCCTGCTGATGAACGGCTCCGGCGCGCGGCTGCGGCAGATCGCGTTGCAGGACAGCCAGACGCAGCGCATCGCGAAGGCGATCCAGTTGCTGCGCCAGCACTTCGACCAGCCGCTGCGCGTGGAGGACATCGCGCGGGACGTGCATATGAGCGTGTCGTCGCTGCATCATCATTTCAAGGCCGTGACCGCGATGAGCCCGCTGCAATATCAGAAGCAGTTGCGGCTTCAGGAAGCGCGGCGGCTGATGCTGCTCGATATCGTCGATGCCGCTACGGCCGCGCATCGCGTGGGTTACGAAAGCGCGTCGCAATTCAGCCGCGAGTACAGCCGCCTCTTCGGCGCGCCGCCGCTGCGCGACACCCGGCGCTGGCGCGACGCGGCGGCCGCAGGCGTCTGAGCGCGGTCTTCGTCCCGTCGGGCGGCGAAATTTCGACGAATCGCTAGCCACGCGCGCGCGAATGGTCTTGAATGAAGTGCCGACTGGCGATGCGAGGGCGCTGCCGCATCGATTTATTTCATCGTCCGCGGAATAGTGCAGCGCTTCCGAACGTTCTACGGATACTTCTACGACAAGGAAAGATGAAATGAAGAAGCGCATCGTGATGTCCGTCGCCGCTCTCGCCACCGTTGCCGCCGCTTTTGCTTCGTCCGCGAGCGCGGCAGCGCCCAAAGAAGCCAACGGCATGTACGTCGATGAAAACGGCATGACCCTCTATACCTTCGACAAGGACAGCAAGGGCGGCCCGAGCGCGTGCACCGGCGGCTGCGCACAGGCGTGGCCCGCGGCGATGGCGAGCGACTCCGACAAGCCGAGCGGCAAATGGACCATGGAAGCCGGCGATGGCGGCAAGCAATGGGCCTACGACGGCAAGCGCGTCTATCGCTTCGCGAAGGACACGAAGCCGGGCGACAAGAACGGGGACAATTTCCGTGACGTCTGGCATGTCGTGAAGCCCTGAGCGTTTCGGAACACGCGCAAGGGAACTGAAGCCGACTCGCAATCTGCGAACTCGCGGCGAACTCGCGGAATAAATCGGCGGGTTCGCCGGTCAATCTATGAACGGGTAACGATCATGAAACGATCGATCGGAGTGACGGCGCTCCTGATCGTGCTCGGCTTCGCGCTGAGCGCGGCGGGCTGCGCGAACGGCATGCAAAGTGCGCCGAACGGATCGGGCGGCACGAACAGCCCGAGCGGACCCGCCGGCGGAGGAAGCTACTGATGAGGCACGCCATCCGCGCGACGCACGCGGTCCGTACGCGAGCGGGCTCACGGCCTTGAGCTTCGAGAGCGATCTCCTCGCGCACTTGCCGCAGCTGCGCCGCTACGCTCGCGCGCTGACGGGCGATCGCGCCTGGGCCGACGATCTCGTGCAGGACGCAACCGAACGCGCGCTGAATCGCTCGAAGTCGTTCCACACCGGCACGAACCTGCGCGCGTGGCTGTTCACGATCATGCGCAATTTATATATCGATCAGTTGCGTGGGCGGCGCGATATCGCCGTCGACGATGAAACCGCGCCCTGGCGGCAGATGGCCGCGCCGCGCGGCGAAGTGGACGGGCTCGTATTGCGCGACGTGCAGCGCGCGCTTTATTGCCTGCCCGTCGAGCAGCGCGAAGTGATGTTGCTCGTATGTGTCGAGGAAATGAGTTATCAGGAGGCATCCGTGGTGTTGAACGTGCCGACCGGAACTGTGATGTCGCGCTTATCGAGAGCGCGCGAACACATGCGCGTTCTGCTCGGCGAGGAACCGGGCCGCAAGGCGTCGGCGTCGTCGTTGAAAGTGGTGAGCCGATCATGACGAATCAGGACCGTCCATCCGACCACGCCGACCCGATGGGTCCCCCGAAGCCCGATCGCGACCTGCAGGCGCTGTCCGCCTACGTCGACGACGAACTGCACGCCGATGAACGCGACGCGCTGGCCGAACGCATCGCGAACGATCCCGCGAGCGGTGCGACCGTTGCCGCCTATCGCGCGCAGGACAACGCCTTGCGGGCGCTGTTCGCCGATCAGGGCGAGCCGCAGGTCATCCGCCTCAAGCCGCGCGCGCGCGAGCGGTATCTGCTTGCGGCGTGTTTTCTGATCGTTGGCGTGGCGTGCGGATTTTTGCTGCACATGCTCGTGCCCGCGCTCGGCGACCAACAGCCGCGCTTCGCCGAGCGCGCCGACATCGCATATGCCGTGTACGCGCCGGAGCAGCGCCATGCGGTGGAAGTGGCGGCGTCGCAGCAGGATCATCTCGTGACGTGGCTGTCGAAACGCCTGAATCGTTCGGTGACGATTCCGTCGCTGACCGAGT
This portion of the Caballeronia insecticola genome encodes:
- a CDS encoding AraC family transcriptional regulator → MALNDTPGLAGKDSHEQPGEARNGGGAPDAALDQARLDLVALLDRFTVGCEGSVETPVPGLFLHRIMNPGGPKHGIQTPALALIAQGSKRLIVGDETYIYDPMHYLVSSVDLPVCGQVSVASESEPYLGMRLELDVEEITALIQDEKLPPAAQADASRGLYVNRLGNSMLDAVLRLLRLVDSPEDVPILAPLVKREILYRLLMNGSGARLRQIALQDSQTQRIAKAIQLLRQHFDQPLRVEDIARDVHMSVSSLHHHFKAVTAMSPLQYQKQLRLQEARRLMLLDIVDAATAAHRVGYESASQFSREYSRLFGAPPLRDTRRWRDAAAAGV
- a CDS encoding sulfite exporter TauE/SafE family protein — translated: MSFPHIDLLYSASGLAVGFLVGLTGVGGGSLMTPLLVLLFGIHPATAVGTDLLYAAATKTAGTLVHGIKGSVDWRITGRLAAGSVPAAALTLYFLHAHGIASPGTARLIQLILGTALLITAVSLIFRPQLARLAYQKGHGRPEQPARTAAWTVLTGAILGVLVSITSVGAGAIGVTVLLLLYPRLATVRIVGSDVAHAVPLTLIAGAGHWMLGSVDWSLLASLLVGSIPGIAVGSMLSSKAPEALLRHVLAATLVLVGVKLVLS
- a CDS encoding anti-sigma factor family protein translates to MTNQDRPSDHADPMGPPKPDRDLQALSAYVDDELHADERDALAERIANDPASGATVAAYRAQDNALRALFADQGEPQVIRLKPRARERYLLAACFLIVGVACGFLLHMLVPALGDQQPRFAERADIAYAVYAPEQRHAVEVAASQQDHLVTWLSKRLNRSVTIPSLTEYGFQLVGGRLLPDEEGPAAQFMYQNAAGERLTLYMTTATIRRNDTRIKTLRDGQRTTFYWAWDRVGYALSGQIGEAKLQAIAYDTCKELGGDPKNW
- a CDS encoding amylo-alpha-1,6-glucosidase, which translates into the protein MDTKEQSQGQVQQQQPLTDEPFIPTEHANMPSERQFVLKSGNTFAVYDANGDIRGGDDGLFVNDTRVLSELVLTFGGRAPSLLSGSVSSDNAVFTAHLTNRPLPPIGGAHTPEGVIHVERKRVLSGHVLHESIVLTNYGTEPSTVPLSISFAADFLDMFEVRGAKRGKRGTLRPPAVENGEVVLRYVGLDEVERTARIQFTPAPDVLSPTRADYALHIQSETAISVYLSVTAVTHALSDASEESKRNAAEAAECAPESGRPAIREALVEAHRRMRDRRRASARVRSSNPLFSEWIDRSLADLGLLTTDLETGPYPYAGIPWFSTAFGRDAIITSLQMLWLHPTLARGVLRFLAAHQAREDSAFRDAEIGKIMHETRKSEMAATGEVPFALYYGGVDSTPLFIVLAGAYAERTGDRELLDEIWPALQLAAEWVARHCDKNPHGLLDYQRASEHGLANQGWKDSQDSVFHADGKFPVGPIALVEVQGYASTAFSTMARLARERGEEESAREFDRRARHIRERVEEMYWMPEMDFYGIALDGKGDLCRVLASNAGHLLAFDLVDRTRGEAVARQLESTLFHTGWGVRTLAAGQPRFNPMSYHNGSVWPHDTALCARGLARYGERGAAVGLLQSLFEAAVTFDMRLPELFCGFTRQRGERPIAYPVACLPQAWAAGAPFMVLEACLGVTVDAVNDEVRIDRPQLPEGIDWLEIGDLRLGDKIATITFRRVGGQVIPSVEGDVRVVAVL
- a CDS encoding 4-hydroxybenzoate 3-monooxygenase yields the protein MRTQVGIVGAGPAGLLLSHLLHLRGIESVVLESRSQNDIESTIRAGVLEQGTMDLLNQVGLGARMQAEGALHHGFELAFEGQRRRIALTELTGHSITVYAQHEVIKDLVAARLAANGALKFNVSNVSLHDFHVGSDRKPRIKYQHEGRSEELECDFIIGCDGSQGVSRQCIPEAVRQDYQRVYPFGWFGILVEAPPSSDELIYARHDRGFALISTRSPGVQRMYFQCDPKDSVDAWSDDRIWAELHARVDTADGWQITEGKIFQRNIVGMRSFVSTPMQSGKLFLAGDAAHIVPPTGAKGLNLAVSDVRVLTAALIDFYKEANSDKLARYTETALKRIWRAEHFSWWMTRMLHKLDDTSPFEQRLQVAELEHVTTSRAAATALAENYVGSVAV
- a CDS encoding COG4315 family predicted lipoprotein gives rise to the protein MSVAALATVAAAFASSASAAAPKEANGMYVDENGMTLYTFDKDSKGGPSACTGGCAQAWPAAMASDSDKPSGKWTMEAGDGGKQWAYDGKRVYRFAKDTKPGDKNGDNFRDVWHVVKP
- a CDS encoding RNA polymerase sigma factor — its product is MSFESDLLAHLPQLRRYARALTGDRAWADDLVQDATERALNRSKSFHTGTNLRAWLFTIMRNLYIDQLRGRRDIAVDDETAPWRQMAAPRGEVDGLVLRDVQRALYCLPVEQREVMLLVCVEEMSYQEASVVLNVPTGTVMSRLSRAREHMRVLLGEEPGRKASASSLKVVSRS
- a CDS encoding aldo/keto reductase; translation: MRYRKFGNTGLFVSELCLGTMTFGGGTGGIWDNIGQLQQAEADKLVGRSLDAGINFIDTADVYADGRSEIITGQALKNLKVPRENVVVATKILGETGTKGTNSRGASRYHIIDGVKASLKRLQLDHVDLYQIHGFDPATPIEETLRALDNLVQHGHVRYIGVSNWAAWQIMKALGISERLGLARFESLQAYYTVAGRDLEREIVPLLQSENVGLMVWSPLAGGLLSGKFTRDGGKEEGSRRAKFDFPPVNVERAYDCVDVMRRMAEGKGVSVAQIALAWLLHQKVVSSVIIGAKRIEQLDDNIAATKVRLNDDELAALDEVSQLPSEYPGWMLTRQGEYRLNQMKEKAAE